In Lacrimispora indolis DSM 755, a genomic segment contains:
- a CDS encoding glycoside hydrolase family 2 TIM barrel-domain containing protein: protein MIVPRHYENLHLLHENTMPNRAYYIPASKARFDLIEHREESDRFELLSGVWKFRYFDSIYDVKDEFFLEDYDKGTYDDIPVPGCFQNYGYDRHQYTNVRYPFPMDPPYVPAENPCGAYVHHFVYERDENAPRAFLNFEGVDSCFYVWLNGSYVGYSQVSHSTSEFDVTGLIREGENTLAVLVLKWCDGSYLEDQDKFRMTGIFRDVYLLKRPEDCIFDYFLTISLEGDQAHIQADVTFLGKEIPIRAMIYDSSGNLITGHEGGLEDGKIFITIEDPVLWNAERPYLYTVVLECGNEVIVDRLGIREIAVKDGVVYFNGEKIKFHGVNRHDSDPVTGFVISLEQMKKDLRIMKEHNVNAIRTSHYPDGPQFYQLCDEYGFYVIDEADNESHGTNSIYMEDNSAEAVHDRWNRAIADNPEFTQATVDRAQLLVERDKNRPSVVIWSMGNECAYGCTFEAALAWTKAFDPFRLTHYEAARYRDKSKEYDFSNLDLYSRMYPKLEEIHEYMGRNAGKPFILCEYSHAMGNGPGDLEDYYKVFDQYDGVCGGFVWEWCDHAIYQGRTLDGKPMYLYGGDHGEYPHDGNFCMDGLVYPDRRPHTGLMEFKNVYRPARLVSFDQEKKELELHNRMDFTDLKDYAVIGYEVTCDGEIIAKGMIGEGDMPEIKPHDKGSLTLDFVVPEKGACYLKVNYLLKQSSAFLAAGSFLGFDEVLLENEDMRNQTGVCMSERQETKERDGGCFKIKEDDRYLFINGTNFSYTYNKLTGCFQEMVFENRTLLERPMEYNIWRAPTDNDRYIKNKWLAARYDRAISRAYETSWEIKEGRVEIRTALSITAVVVQRILTMEALWTIGTDGVLDGKLDVKRDVEFPELPRFGLRLFLPESMDQITYYGLGPVENYMDKRRASYHGLFTSCVKEMHEDYLRPQENGSRSDCDFVKIQGRGTALSTVSGRTFSFNASVYTQEELTRKAHNYELTPSGYTVLCLDYRQDGIGSASCGPELRKEYRFDEEEFVFEVRLVPENAEI, encoded by the coding sequence ATGATCGTGCCCAGACATTATGAAAATTTACACCTGCTTCATGAAAATACCATGCCAAACAGAGCTTACTATATTCCTGCCTCTAAGGCGCGCTTTGACCTTATTGAGCACAGGGAGGAATCTGACCGGTTTGAGCTTTTGAGCGGGGTGTGGAAATTCCGTTATTTTGACAGCATTTATGATGTGAAAGATGAATTTTTTCTGGAAGACTATGATAAGGGAACTTATGATGATATTCCGGTTCCGGGATGCTTTCAGAATTATGGCTATGACAGGCATCAGTATACCAATGTACGCTATCCGTTTCCCATGGACCCGCCCTATGTTCCTGCTGAGAATCCATGCGGGGCTTATGTGCACCATTTTGTCTATGAAAGGGATGAAAATGCTCCCAGGGCTTTTTTAAACTTTGAAGGCGTGGATTCCTGTTTCTATGTCTGGCTGAACGGAAGCTATGTGGGATACAGCCAGGTATCCCATTCCACCAGCGAATTTGATGTGACAGGGCTTATCCGGGAGGGAGAAAATACCCTGGCTGTCCTGGTTTTAAAATGGTGCGACGGAAGTTACCTGGAAGATCAGGATAAGTTTCGCATGACCGGCATTTTCCGGGATGTGTATCTTTTGAAGAGGCCGGAGGACTGCATCTTTGATTATTTTTTAACAATTTCTTTGGAGGGGGATCAGGCTCATATTCAGGCAGATGTCACCTTTTTGGGAAAAGAGATTCCCATAAGGGCAATGATATATGATTCCAGCGGAAATCTGATCACCGGCCATGAGGGAGGACTTGAGGATGGAAAAATATTTATAACCATAGAAGATCCGGTGCTTTGGAATGCGGAACGGCCTTACCTTTATACGGTGGTCCTGGAATGCGGGAATGAGGTGATTGTGGACCGCCTGGGAATCCGGGAGATTGCCGTAAAGGATGGGGTGGTTTACTTTAACGGGGAAAAGATCAAGTTTCATGGGGTTAACCGCCATGACAGCGATCCTGTGACAGGCTTTGTCATCAGTCTGGAACAGATGAAAAAAGACTTAAGGATCATGAAGGAGCACAATGTCAATGCCATCCGCACCAGCCATTATCCTGATGGACCTCAGTTCTATCAGCTGTGTGATGAGTACGGCTTCTATGTCATTGATGAAGCTGACAATGAGAGCCACGGTACCAACTCCATTTACATGGAGGACAATTCCGCAGAGGCAGTGCATGACCGCTGGAACCGGGCCATTGCAGATAATCCGGAGTTTACCCAGGCGACCGTTGACCGGGCGCAGCTTCTGGTGGAACGGGATAAGAACCGGCCAAGCGTTGTGATCTGGTCCATGGGAAATGAGTGCGCCTATGGCTGTACCTTTGAGGCTGCTCTTGCCTGGACAAAAGCTTTTGATCCTTTCAGGCTCACCCATTATGAGGCAGCCCGTTACCGGGACAAGAGCAAGGAATATGATTTTTCCAATCTGGATCTGTACAGCCGCATGTATCCCAAGCTGGAGGAAATCCATGAGTATATGGGAAGAAATGCGGGAAAGCCGTTTATTTTATGTGAGTACAGTCATGCCATGGGCAATGGGCCCGGGGATCTGGAGGATTATTATAAGGTGTTTGACCAGTATGACGGGGTTTGCGGCGGCTTTGTATGGGAGTGGTGCGACCATGCCATATATCAGGGAAGGACCCTGGACGGAAAGCCTATGTACCTTTATGGAGGAGATCACGGGGAATACCCTCATGACGGCAATTTTTGCATGGATGGCCTGGTGTATCCGGACCGGAGGCCACATACAGGGCTGATGGAATTTAAAAATGTGTACCGTCCGGCAAGGCTGGTTTCTTTTGATCAGGAAAAGAAGGAGCTGGAGCTTCATAACCGCATGGATTTTACTGATTTAAAGGATTATGCGGTCATTGGATATGAGGTGACCTGCGACGGGGAGATCATTGCAAAAGGGATGATCGGTGAGGGGGATATGCCGGAGATAAAGCCTCATGACAAAGGAAGCCTGACTTTAGATTTTGTAGTTCCGGAAAAAGGAGCTTGTTATTTAAAGGTCAATTATTTATTAAAGCAGAGCAGCGCTTTTTTGGCTGCAGGAAGCTTTTTAGGCTTTGATGAGGTACTGCTTGAAAATGAAGATATGAGAAACCAGACCGGGGTTTGCATGTCAGAGAGGCAGGAGACAAAGGAAAGAGATGGCGGATGCTTTAAGATCAAGGAAGATGACCGTTACCTGTTTATAAATGGAACAAACTTTTCCTATACCTATAACAAGCTGACCGGCTGTTTTCAGGAGATGGTATTTGAAAACAGGACTCTTCTGGAACGCCCTATGGAATATAACATCTGGAGGGCGCCAACGGATAATGACAGGTATATAAAAAACAAGTGGCTGGCTGCCCGTTATGACCGGGCCATTTCAAGGGCTTATGAAACCTCCTGGGAAATAAAGGAGGGGAGGGTGGAAATAAGGACCGCACTGTCAATCACCGCGGTTGTGGTTCAGAGGATTCTGACCATGGAAGCCCTGTGGACCATAGGAACGGATGGTGTTTTAGATGGGAAGCTGGATGTAAAACGGGATGTGGAATTTCCTGAGCTTCCAAGATTCGGCCTTCGTCTCTTCCTTCCAGAGAGCATGGATCAGATCACCTATTATGGCCTCGGCCCGGTGGAAAATTACATGGATAAGAGAAGAGCAAGCTACCACGGATTATTTACATCCTGTGTAAAGGAAATGCATGAGGACTATTTAAGGCCGCAGGAGAATGGAAGCAGAAGTGATTGTGATTTTGTGAAGATACAAGGCAGGGGAACCGCCCTTTCAACAGTTTCTGGACGGACCTTCTCCTTTAACGCATCGGTTTATACCCAGGAGGAATTGACGCGAAAGGCTCATAATTATGAACTGACACCCTCCGGGTATACGGTCCTTTGCCTGGATTACCGCCAGGATGGGATCGGATCAGCTAGCTGCGGGCCGGAGCTTCGGAAAGAATACCGGTTTGATGAAGAGGAATTTGTTTTTGAAGTGAGACTGGTCCCGGAGAACGCGGAGATTTGA
- a CDS encoding recombinase family protein, protein MKNFYGYMRVSSLEQNTERQRVELLRWGIIDKNIFCDKLSGKDFNRPQYQKLKRKLKEGDVLVVKSIDRLGRNYDDIQEEWREIVKAKKADIVILDMPILDTRTNKDLIGTLISDIVLQLLSYVAQAERENIKQRQAEGIALAKAQGKHLGRFPTPIPDEFYPVYEKWQKRIYTLETASRELGITVSQFRTMIKKYKSKA, encoded by the coding sequence ATGAAAAATTTTTACGGGTATATGAGGGTCTCCTCATTGGAACAGAATACAGAGCGGCAGAGAGTCGAGCTTCTCCGCTGGGGCATTATTGACAAGAACATATTTTGCGACAAATTGTCAGGGAAAGATTTTAACAGGCCCCAATATCAAAAACTAAAGCGAAAGCTGAAAGAAGGAGATGTCCTTGTTGTAAAAAGCATTGACCGTCTGGGAAGAAATTACGATGATATACAGGAAGAATGGCGGGAAATTGTTAAAGCAAAGAAAGCTGATATTGTGATCCTGGACATGCCGATCCTGGACACAAGAACAAATAAAGATCTCATAGGGACCCTGATATCTGATATAGTCCTGCAGCTCCTTTCCTATGTGGCACAGGCGGAACGGGAAAATATCAAACAACGCCAGGCAGAGGGGATCGCCCTTGCCAAAGCCCAGGGAAAGCATTTGGGGCGTTTTCCCACTCCCATTCCCGACGAATTTTACCCAGTCTATGAAAAATGGCAGAAGCGCATCTATACCCTGGAAACCGCAAGCAGGGAGCTGGGCATCACTGTCAGCCAGTTCCGGACAATGATCAAAAAATACAAGTCAAAGGCATAA
- a CDS encoding methyl-accepting chemotaxis protein produces the protein MKIGKGNMQQKKYRKISDKIAMVITAALLVVFGILSIVTVRLSGQATSIAVRSELTNLAHANGNQVQAILDSASKQASAMLDYIVNEHDQGTAVISSSENAQVKSAVYHTEMADLSVEVENYLINSMCSAVAADEDIVGFGIFFEPGKYDDNIQDYALYVNREDAANRVAKPFGKYSDYSEQEYYKPAKETKKPYFTKPDQYQGTTMITAVYPILYKDEFQGVIVADIDVGHFNKITTSSAEYKTLYVSILTDDFTTVYDSGSADSIGHNLSELIKDPEDVNKITDGAAGGKAFTCTTVREGGHKVSRFFYPIDVEGTHWWAQTVLDTSDLNKDINMLTVTIGVVSILSMVAVVAIVIIILRRVLRPINGVVSAASEIASGHLSIQVDTKSNDEIGVLSRTFLEMAENLKAIILDINYLLGEMSEGNFRTDTKYEEKYIGDYQEILTAMRTIRSNLSNTLIEINSASDQVSAGAGQVSDSAQSLSQGAAEQASSVEELTSTITEISERIKDNADNARQASHLSGEAGGEVAESSQHMQQLMKAMEEITDTSREIGKIIRTIDDIAFQTNILALNAAVEAARAGEAGKGFSVVADEVRSLAGKSAEAAKNTTALIESTVEAIQNGRRLADKAAESLNDVVDTSKSVDERVRQIAKASEEESYAVTQIAAGLEQISAVVQTNSATSEESAAASEELSGQAQMLKSLVNRFKLREGGERIAARNASDYQN, from the coding sequence ATGAAAATTGGAAAAGGAAACATGCAGCAAAAGAAATACAGGAAAATTTCTGATAAAATTGCAATGGTGATCACGGCTGCATTGCTTGTGGTTTTTGGGATTTTAAGTATTGTAACCGTCCGCCTGTCAGGTCAGGCAACCAGCATTGCGGTCCGGTCGGAGCTTACCAATCTGGCCCACGCAAATGGAAACCAGGTACAGGCGATCCTGGATTCTGCATCAAAACAGGCATCGGCCATGCTGGACTATATTGTAAACGAGCATGACCAGGGAACAGCGGTTATCTCTTCTTCGGAGAATGCCCAGGTAAAAAGTGCGGTATATCACACGGAAATGGCTGATTTAAGCGTTGAAGTGGAAAATTATCTGATCAACAGCATGTGCTCTGCCGTCGCAGCTGATGAGGATATTGTAGGATTTGGCATCTTTTTTGAACCAGGCAAGTACGATGACAACATACAGGATTATGCCCTATATGTGAACCGGGAGGATGCGGCCAATCGAGTGGCAAAGCCCTTTGGAAAATACAGCGATTACAGCGAACAGGAATATTATAAGCCTGCAAAGGAAACCAAAAAACCTTATTTTACAAAGCCTGACCAGTATCAGGGCACTACCATGATCACTGCGGTATACCCAATTTTATATAAAGATGAGTTTCAGGGAGTTATTGTGGCTGATATTGACGTTGGACATTTTAACAAAATAACCACATCTTCTGCGGAATATAAAACCCTTTACGTGAGCATTCTCACGGATGATTTCACCACGGTATATGACAGCGGATCTGCTGATTCCATTGGCCATAATCTTTCTGAGCTTATAAAGGATCCGGAGGATGTGAATAAGATCACGGACGGAGCTGCCGGGGGAAAGGCTTTTACATGTACGACTGTCCGTGAAGGAGGGCATAAAGTATCCCGGTTTTTCTATCCCATTGATGTGGAAGGGACCCATTGGTGGGCACAGACCGTATTGGATACTTCTGACTTGAATAAAGACATTAACATGTTAACGGTTACAATCGGAGTGGTTTCTATATTATCCATGGTGGCTGTGGTCGCCATTGTTATCATTATTCTCAGAAGAGTATTAAGGCCTATCAACGGTGTAGTTTCTGCTGCGTCTGAAATTGCTTCCGGACATCTTTCCATACAGGTGGATACAAAAAGCAATGATGAGATCGGAGTTCTTTCCAGGACCTTTTTGGAGATGGCGGAAAATTTAAAGGCAATCATTCTGGACATCAACTATTTGCTGGGAGAAATGAGCGAAGGCAATTTCAGGACCGATACGAAATACGAGGAAAAATACATCGGTGATTATCAGGAAATATTGACCGCCATGCGGACCATTCGCAGCAATTTAAGCAATACCCTTATAGAAATCAACTCTGCCTCTGACCAGGTTTCGGCAGGAGCCGGGCAGGTATCAGACAGCGCTCAGAGCCTAAGCCAGGGGGCCGCGGAGCAGGCAAGTTCCGTGGAAGAGCTTACGTCTACCATAACGGAAATTTCTGAGAGGATCAAAGACAATGCAGACAATGCCCGGCAGGCAAGCCATTTGTCAGGGGAAGCAGGCGGGGAGGTTGCAGAAAGCAGCCAGCACATGCAGCAGCTGATGAAGGCAATGGAGGAAATTACCGATACCTCCCGGGAGATCGGAAAAATTATCAGAACCATTGATGACATCGCATTTCAAACCAATATTCTTGCTTTAAATGCAGCTGTGGAAGCAGCCCGTGCCGGCGAAGCAGGCAAAGGGTTTTCCGTGGTTGCGGATGAGGTGCGCAGCCTTGCAGGAAAATCGGCGGAGGCAGCAAAGAATACCACGGCACTGATTGAGAGCACGGTGGAGGCCATTCAAAACGGCAGAAGGCTGGCAGATAAGGCTGCCGAGTCACTTAATGATGTCGTAGATACATCTAAGAGCGTGGATGAGAGAGTCCGGCAGATAGCAAAAGCCTCTGAAGAAGAATCTTATGCTGTCACACAGATTGCAGCAGGACTTGAGCAGATTTCGGCAGTGGTGCAAACCAATTCCGCAACATCGGAAGAGAGTGCGGCGGCAAGTGAAGAACTTTCAGGACAGGCGCAGATGCTGAAGAGCCTGGTGAACAGGTTCAAGCTGAGAGAAGGGGGAGAAAGGATTGCAGCCCGAAACGCCTCCGATTACCAGAATTAA
- a CDS encoding BglG family transcription antiterminator, with protein MLWKQLQELLMLLSQEEYRTALTLAERLKVSEKTVRLRLKDLSGLLEGHGAEISSKARFGYILRIHDQEKYDAYIKKETEKTEYFPEREIERREYLLAYLISRMDYIKIEELCDFLYVSKSTLSNSLKSVEGILKRYGLSIDRKPNYGIRIKGWEFDIRRLLSDYFIKRQSLTGVDISHQESELVHLAEVIKGLLKKYGIRLSEIAFENFVEYTYVARKRMRSGFYLQMEKKNLPEIRGKESALIQELISVVEAQEQITYTADEEHYLSLYLAGKRMIGSTLENDSNFVIREQTDQLALAMMELVSREYGLEMHNNFEIRMTLNQHLVPFDIRIRYDIPLKNPILEEIKQKYCLAYQISYEAVGVLKKHYKKDISEDEIGYFALIFQLALEKDKMEPCSDILVVCSTGKGSSRLLKYKYESEFSGYLRNIYVCDLLELEHFDFQNVDYIFSTVPITMEVPVPIVEVGAFLEADDIQKITRTLKRGNSRGIIKRYYTPVRLLKSVDGKHKEEILKFLCGVIRKQEKVDENFYELVLERETFAQMDYGNYITLPHPNQIASEETFAYVAVLKEPVIWNKLPVQVVLLISIGRKEDRNRQTFYETTARFALNKEAVTRLIQEPEYEVLLELLEE; from the coding sequence ATGCTTTGGAAACAGTTGCAGGAATTGCTGATGCTCTTGAGTCAGGAAGAATACAGAACGGCTTTGACATTGGCAGAACGGCTGAAGGTCAGTGAAAAGACGGTACGGCTGAGACTGAAGGATTTAAGCGGACTGCTGGAAGGCCATGGGGCGGAAATAAGCTCAAAAGCGAGGTTTGGGTATATACTTCGGATTCATGACCAGGAGAAATATGATGCATATATCAAAAAAGAAACAGAAAAGACGGAATATTTTCCGGAGAGGGAAATCGAGAGAAGAGAATATTTGCTTGCATACTTAATTTCCAGAATGGATTATATAAAGATAGAAGAGCTTTGTGATTTTCTCTATGTTTCAAAATCCACCTTGTCCAATTCTCTTAAATCAGTGGAAGGGATATTAAAACGCTACGGCCTTTCCATTGACAGGAAACCCAATTACGGAATCAGGATCAAAGGCTGGGAGTTTGATATCCGCAGGCTGTTAAGCGATTATTTTATCAAACGCCAAAGTCTGACAGGGGTGGATATCAGCCATCAGGAAAGCGAGCTGGTCCATTTGGCGGAAGTCATTAAGGGCCTGTTAAAGAAGTACGGGATCCGCCTTTCGGAGATCGCTTTTGAGAATTTCGTGGAATATACCTATGTGGCCCGGAAACGGATGAGATCAGGCTTTTATCTTCAGATGGAAAAGAAAAACTTACCGGAAATAAGGGGAAAGGAATCTGCACTCATCCAGGAGCTTATTTCCGTGGTAGAGGCCCAGGAACAGATCACCTATACTGCTGACGAGGAACATTATCTTTCCCTGTATCTGGCGGGAAAGCGGATGATCGGAAGCACACTGGAAAATGACTCCAATTTTGTTATCAGAGAGCAGACCGACCAGCTTGCCCTGGCCATGATGGAACTGGTGAGCAGGGAATACGGGCTGGAAATGCATAATAATTTTGAAATACGGATGACATTAAATCAGCATCTGGTTCCCTTTGATATCAGGATCCGGTATGATATTCCTTTAAAAAACCCCATTCTGGAAGAGATCAAGCAAAAGTATTGTCTGGCATACCAGATATCCTATGAAGCGGTAGGAGTGCTGAAAAAGCATTATAAAAAGGATATTTCCGAGGATGAGATCGGATATTTTGCCCTGATCTTTCAGCTTGCCCTGGAAAAGGACAAGATGGAGCCATGTTCTGATATTCTTGTGGTATGCAGCACGGGAAAGGGAAGCTCCCGGTTATTGAAATACAAATATGAAAGTGAGTTTTCCGGTTATTTAAGAAATATCTATGTCTGTGATCTCTTAGAGCTGGAACATTTTGATTTCCAGAATGTTGATTACATTTTTTCCACCGTGCCAATTACCATGGAGGTTCCTGTCCCCATTGTAGAAGTGGGGGCGTTTTTAGAAGCGGATGATATCCAGAAGATCACCAGGACCCTTAAAAGGGGAAACAGCAGGGGGATCATAAAGCGGTATTACACACCTGTGCGGCTGCTTAAGTCGGTGGATGGGAAGCATAAGGAGGAAATATTAAAGTTTCTGTGCGGCGTGATCAGGAAGCAGGAAAAGGTGGATGAGAATTTTTATGAGCTGGTACTTGAGCGGGAAACCTTTGCCCAGATGGATTATGGGAATTATATCACCCTCCCTCACCCTAACCAGATCGCTTCGGAGGAAACCTTTGCTTATGTGGCGGTTCTCAAGGAGCCTGTCATCTGGAATAAACTTCCGGTCCAGGTGGTTCTGCTGATTTCCATAGGAAGGAAAGAGGACAGAAACCGCCAGACCTTCTATGAAACCACCGCGCGGTTTGCCCTTAATAAGGAGGCGGTCACGCGCTTAATCCAGGAACCGGAGTATGAGGTTTTGCTGGAACTGCTGGAAGAATAA
- a CDS encoding 6-phospho-beta-glucosidase has product MLSKDFLWGGAVAAHQLEGAWKEGGKGVSVADVMTAGANGKERKITDGVIEGKYYPNHEGIDFYHRYKEDIRLFAEMGFQCFRTSIAWTRIFPGGEEPEPNEEGLRFYDDLFDECRKYGIQPVVTLSHFEMPYELVVKYGGFRNRICTELFVKFAKVCFERYKDKVTYWMTFNEINNQADFDGDFAPFTNSGLLFKEGDNREHLMYQAAHYELVASALAVKAGHEINPDFKIGCMMAMCPIYPYSCDPRDMMMSMSSMQKRCWFADVHVRGKYPEYIKAYWKRKGLVLDIRPEDLEALKEGCVDYIGFSYYMSFTVKHRDDNPEYDYREGRDRVENPYVKASQWGWPIDPEGLRYTMNWLYDRYGLPLFIVENGFGAYDQRGEDGMIHDGYRIEYLKAHIEAMKQCVEQDGVDLMGYTPWGCIDLVSAGTGEMEKRYGFIYVDKDNQGKGTGERSRKESFYWFQKVIQSNGEEL; this is encoded by the coding sequence ATGCTGAGTAAGGATTTTCTATGGGGAGGTGCAGTTGCCGCCCATCAGTTGGAAGGAGCCTGGAAAGAAGGGGGCAAAGGCGTCAGCGTTGCCGATGTGATGACAGCCGGAGCCAATGGAAAGGAACGGAAAATAACTGATGGAGTCATAGAGGGAAAGTATTATCCCAACCATGAGGGAATTGATTTTTACCATCGTTACAAAGAGGATATCCGCCTTTTTGCGGAAATGGGTTTCCAGTGTTTCCGTACCTCCATTGCCTGGACCAGGATTTTTCCCGGAGGTGAAGAACCAGAGCCAAATGAAGAGGGACTCCGGTTTTATGACGATTTATTTGATGAGTGCAGAAAGTATGGAATCCAGCCGGTAGTGACCCTGTCTCACTTTGAGATGCCCTATGAACTGGTTGTCAAGTACGGCGGTTTCAGAAACCGTATCTGTACGGAGCTGTTCGTGAAGTTTGCCAAAGTGTGCTTTGAACGGTATAAGGACAAGGTGACTTATTGGATGACCTTTAACGAGATCAATAACCAGGCGGATTTTGACGGAGACTTTGCCCCTTTTACCAACTCAGGGCTTCTTTTTAAGGAAGGGGATAACCGGGAACATTTAATGTACCAGGCGGCCCACTACGAGCTGGTGGCATCGGCCCTGGCAGTAAAGGCAGGGCATGAGATCAATCCGGACTTTAAGATCGGCTGCATGATGGCCATGTGCCCCATTTATCCTTACTCCTGTGATCCCAGGGACATGATGATGTCCATGTCTTCCATGCAGAAGCGCTGCTGGTTTGCGGACGTCCATGTGAGAGGGAAGTACCCGGAATACATAAAGGCATACTGGAAGCGGAAGGGGCTGGTCCTGGATATAAGGCCGGAAGATTTGGAGGCGTTAAAAGAAGGATGTGTGGATTATATCGGATTCAGCTATTACATGTCCTTTACCGTAAAGCACAGGGACGATAATCCGGAGTATGATTACCGTGAAGGTCGAGACCGGGTGGAGAATCCTTATGTGAAGGCCAGCCAGTGGGGATGGCCCATTGATCCGGAAGGGCTTCGCTACACCATGAACTGGCTGTATGACAGGTACGGACTTCCTCTGTTCATCGTGGAAAATGGCTTTGGTGCCTATGATCAGCGGGGAGAAGACGGCATGATACATGACGGTTACCGGATTGAATATTTAAAGGCGCATATAGAAGCAATGAAACAATGTGTGGAACAGGATGGAGTGGACTTAATGGGATATACCCCATGGGGCTGCATTGACCTGGTTTCCGCAGGAACAGGGGAGATGGAAAAGCGCTACGGATTCATCTATGTGGATAAGGACAATCAGGGTAAGGGAACAGGGGAGAGAAGCAGGAAAGAAAGCTTTTACTGGTTCCAGAAGGTAATTCAATCAAACGGAGAGGAATTATAG